The genome window TTAATCGTGTATTTGATAGCTATAAAGCATTAGACTTTACTACTGAAGTTAAAAACGCTAAAGGTGGAGTTGAAGTAACAACTAATGTATTAGGTCAAGAAATAGTAGCTATGCTAAGACAATCATCTGAATTTGCTTCCTTATTAGCAGATGAGAGTGGAAAATTACAAAGCGCTGTTAAAGACTTAACAGATTCATCATCTAGCCAAGCTTCTTCTTTAGAAGAAACAGCAGCAGCATTAGAAGAGATTACTTCTTCTATGCAAAATGTATCTCATAAAACTAGTGAAGTAATTGCTCAAAGTGAAGAGATTAAAAATGTTACTTCTATTATAGGAGATATTGCTGATCAAATTAATCTACTTGCATTAAATGCTGCTATTGAAGCTGCGCGTGCAGGTGAACATGGTAGAGGTTTTGCTGTTGTTGCTGATGAAGTTAGAAATCTAGCAGAAAGAACTCAAAAGTCTTTAGGTGAGATTGAAGCAAATACTAATATCTTGGTTCAATCTATTAATGAAATGGGTGAGAGTATTAAAGAACAAACTACAGGTATTACTCAAATTAATGATGCTGTAGCTCAAATTGATCATGTAACCCAAGAGAACTTAAAAATAGCAAAAGATAGTGCTACTATATCTGATAATGTAAATAAAATAGCTAATGATATCTTAGAAGATGCTAGGAAGAAGAAGTTTTAAGAGAAGTTAAACCCATTAAGGGTTTAACTTTGTCTGATGTGAGATTTAGGTGAGTTAATCGTTAAATTTTTGACCTAAAATATTGCCTTTAAAATCTGTATAAATTTCCATCATATTGTTTGTTCTGAATTTATAACCATTGATTTTTTTATCTACTTCTACAATAGCTGCATTTGGTTGTGCTGCTTGTACTTTTACAATAACTTCTTTTGGGATAAATCCCATTGGAATTGCTTTATATTTTCCATCAACTTCCTTCCAGTCGCCATTAACAATAAAGTCGATTTCTGTTCCATCAACCAGATTTACTTCGTAAGAATCCACATCCTGTTTTACATAACCTACATTTACACCTTTAAAATGAGTATTTAAAAACTCTTGAGCCTTTTGAGGCAAAGCACTTGGACTAACAACAATATCTGCAAACATAGAACTTGCACAAACCAAACCAGCTAACATTAATTTCATTTTCATTTTTTCTCCTTTAAATAAAAGCTGAAAGAATGATATAAAGAGCTTGTGAAATTTATGTGAATTTAATTTTTAAAACCAACTATTTTGTTTTTATCAAACGAAGATTCCATTTCTTTTTCTATGGTTTGTAAAAAATCACTTATTTTAAAAACACCATCTTTAGAAATAGCTGCTTTTAAAGCGGTATTTTTTACCACCATGACAATTTGTGCTCCACTTAGTTCATATGAAGCTAAATTTTTTAAATCAAAACTATCATCAAATTTAGCATTCTTAGGTAAAGCCTTTTGCCATATCATTAAACGTTGTTCATAATTTGGCTTTTTAAATTCGATTTTATACTCAAACCTTCTTGAAAAAGCCACATCTAAACTTTCTAAAAAATTCGTTGTAGCTATGATAACTCCACTAAAGCGCTCAATTTGCTCTAAAAAAATATTTTGCATTTGATTATGCATTTTATCAGCACCAGCACTACTTTCCACCCTAGTACTTAAAAACTGATCCGCCTCATTTAAAAGCAAAATAGGACTTTGCTTACTTGTTTGACAAAGCTCTTTATAAGCATCAAAAATCTTTCTTACATTTTGCTCACTCTCGCCCACATATTTACTTAAAATTTTCGAGCAATCAAAACTCAAAATAGATTTTTTCATAGCTTTTGCCATACTTAATGCACTCATAGTCTTACCTGTACCGGCAGGACCATAGAAAATTATCTTAGCTTCTATGTTTTTATTAGTTTTTATACCCCATTTATTTAATCTTTCTAAAACCTTTTTATCTTGTTGTTTTAATATACTTTCTAATAGATCTTTAGTACTTTGAGGCATAATAACATCATCTATATTGATATTTGGCTCGATTAGCTCAAAAATATCTTGCTCTTTGACTAAATTTTGAAGTTTAATTTTTTTATTCTTCTTTGGCTCTTTAAAATTAATAATTCTTTGTAAAATATCATCACTTAAATAAAAAATCTTAGTTATATCACCCAAAGAATTAACAAATTCATCATATTCTAAAAGATTTAAACTAAGTAGCTTAGAATCTTCTTCTAGCAAGACTTTATTTTCTTGCTTTTGAGCCTCATCCTCGCTGATTAAATGAAGCAAAAAATTAAAATCTCTACTATAAGAATTTTCAGTATTTAACAAATACTCTTCTTTTAACAAACTAACAAATATCAAGCATTCTTTATCATTTAAAGCATATTCTTTAAAAATCTCTGCTAAAACATTAGAAATTTTACTTTTCTTTAAACGCTCTTTAATGTATGCTTCAAATATAGCTATATCTTTTTTAATATTCTTACTTTGAGAGCTTTTAGCAAAAAAACGCAATCTTTGATAAAGCTCGATTTTAAAAAATTCATCTTTTAAATATGCAATATGATCTTCATAAATTTGATCTTGCATATAATCTTGTATAGTTTTATTTTCTAAAACTTGCAAGAAAACTTCACTTAAACTTAACTCACATTGTAGCAAATTTAAAAGCAAGCTTGAGTTTTTACTTGCTTTAAAATCAGAAAAAATTTGAACAATAAAACCTTTTTCTATAAGATTTTTAAGATCTTTTAAATGATCTAAATACTCATATTCATCATTTTTAAAAACTTCACTAAGAAGGTTATAAGCATTAATGCTTGCATTTGCTTGCAAATAATTTTTACATAAATGTTTTAAAATTAAAATTTCATCTTCACTACATTGTAAGTTTTTATAAATATTGCTTTTAAAAGTATCATTAAGAAAAAGTTTTAGATCTTTCATATTTTCCTTTATATTGACTTCATGCTAAATTTGATTTTGGATTTTTTATCATTAAAACTCATATTTTTATCACAAACCTCATAAAAAATATCATAATTTTTACTTATAATCTTTTGTGTAAAACCACAAGAGGTAATTTGTTTGTTTTTTCCATAAAAAATAGGTTTTTTAAGAATTAAATCTTGTAAAAAATCATCATAATATTCATTATTAAAAAATCTTTTATTAAAAAGTATTTTTGTATAACAAACACCATTAACACAAATTTTATCGCTAATTTTTAATTCAAGTAAGGCTTTAGAAGTGCTATAAAGCTCTAAACTTGTAAATTTTTTTCCCTCATATAAAAAACCATAATCAGCAAATTTAAACTCTGGAGTTTTTAAAATAATATAAGCACTTTGTGCTTGTGTTTTGCTTTTTAAAGCACAAGAGCTTAAAAAAACACACACAAAACACAAAAAAACTATTTGAAGTAAAGTTTTCATTTGAGATTTTTAAAACTAAGATTAAGTTCTAAATTTAACTCTTTTACTATTTTCATCACGCTTTGCAGATCATCAATTTGCTTACCAACTACGCGAATTTCATTACCCCTAATACTTGAAGTCACCTTTAGCTTACTATCTTTTATAGCTTTGTTAATCTTCTTAGCACTATCAGCATCAATAGCGTCATTAACTTTCAAGTTCAATCTAAAATTTGCCCCACCTTCTCTGCTTAGCTCTTTAATGCCATTAGGGTTTATTCCTCTTTTAATAAGCTTTGAAATAACAATATCTTTTAACACTTCAAGCTTTGCTTCACTAGAGCAAATAAGTTTATAAACACTTTCTTTTTCATTTAGCTCTATTTCGCTTTTAATGCCTTTTAAATCATATCTGCTATCAAGTTCTTTTTTAGCTTGCTCTAAAGCATTTTTTAGCTCTTGCTTATCAATTTCCCCGCTAATATCAAAACTATGTTCACTTGCCATTTTCTATAAACTCCTTAAGATTATTAAATACAATTTGGACTAAATTTTGTATAGACTCTTCACTTGCCCATGCAACATGTGGAGTAATGATTAAATTTTCTTTATTTTTAATACCAAATAAAGGATGATTTTTAATCATAGGTTCTATTTCAAGCACATCAAGCCCTACTTTGATATTTTTTTCATTCATAACTTGAGCCAAATCTGCTTCATTGATGATTCCGCCACGCCCTACATTAATCAAAATAGCCTCATCTTTTAAAAGCATTAGCTCTTTTTTACTTAATAAATTTTTTGTCTTATCATTTAAAGGTGCGTGGATACTAATTACATCACAAGTTTTTAAAAGCTCTTCAAGGTTTACTTTTTCATATTCATCATTATTATTAGCTCCTGAGGTAGAATAATAACAAATTTTAGAACCAAACATTTGAGAAACCTTAGCCACTTCTTTACCTATAGCTCCAAGTCCTATAATGCCATGTTTTTTACCAGTTAAAGTATGCAAAGTCTTACTAAAATCACAAAACATTTTACTCTCACACCATTTACCCTCTTTGCTCCATTTATCATAATATGGAATTTGATTTAAAAAAGCAAAAAGCAAGGCAAAAGTATGGCTCAAAACGCTTTTTGTGGAATAACTAGCTGCATTTTTTACCACTATACCTTTAGAATTTGCATAAGCTACATCTATATTGTTTACCCCTGTACCAAGTTGTAAAATAAGCTTTAAATTGGTGTTATCTATCACTTTTTTGTCAATGATGATTTTATTTATCATCACAACTTGTGCATTAGCTATTCTTGCAATAACCTCATCTTTAGAAGTTAAATCATAACTTACAAACTCGCCAAAACTTTCAAAAGCCGTTAAATCCGCTCCACCTAAGGTAGCAGCATCTAAGCACACTATTTTCATTAATCTTTTACTATATGTCCTACAAATTTAGAATAATTATCAAGCACCAAACCACCTTTTCTAAAACCTAATCCACAACCCTCATAAGCAAAGAAAACTCCTGCTTGGTAATAATCATTTTCATTTTGATTAAACTCAGCAAATTCTTGATATATAAAGCGATTGTTTTGGTAATCTCCCTTTGTTTCAAAACTCACATTTCCATTAGCTTCTATAATGGAAATATTTGCTCCTTCTCTACCAAAAACAGGCTTTTTAACACATTTTTTACCCACTAAAGGCTCATCACTTGTTTCAAGCAATAAAGGATGATTTGGATAAAGTTCCCATAAAATTTTCATTATACCTTTGCTTTGAAACAGTAAAGTATAAGCAGGATTTAAAATGATTGCTTTTTGATTTTGCATGATTTGCGTTAAAAGCATAGCAAGCTCACCCTCTTCTATGGCTATACTTTCCCACGGAATGAGTTTGAAAAAATATTCAAAATTTACATCATTTTTAAAAACACCTTCAGGTGAAAATTCTACTTCATCTATAAAAGAAAACTCACTCTCAAAACCTGCTTCGCTAGCAATGTGTGCTAAAAGTTTGGTTGTGATCATATCCTCATCGCTACCTGCGATTGAAGAAAATAATATCTTCCAACCTTCATAATATTTTTCAAACTCACTTACATCTTCTTCTAAAGTGATAAGTCTTTTAAAGTTATCTTTTAAGGCTTCATATATATTATTAAATTGTGAGCTTTCATCTAGGTTATTTTGCTTTAAAATAGCCCATTGTAAAATAGCACTTTCAAATAAAGATGTTGGAGTATCAGCATTAAATTCTATTAGTTTTATAGGTTTACCATCAAGTCCACCTGCTAAGTCAAATCTGCCATATAAATGCCAATGTACATCATTTTCCCAACTCATCTTAATCGCATCAACTAAATTAAAAGGAATTCCAAGCTCATCAAAACGATCATTATCAATCACTTCTTGCGCAGCAGCTACAAACATATCATAAAGCTCATTCACTGCTTCATAATATGCATTTGCTTCATTTTCTCTCACACAAACTAAATTAGAATCTAAATAATCACTTCCATCATTGTCTGTATGCCATGAAAAGCCAATTTGATCTAAGTAAGATTTTTCTAAAGGATTTACTTTTAAAAAATTCATTTTACACCCTTAAGAGCCAAAAGAGCTAGAAGAACTTGAAGTAGCTTTAGAACCACCGCCAAAAAATCCTGATTTTTTCGCACTTGAGCCTGAAGTGGCGCTTGTGCTTGCTTTATTAAAACTATTTACACTTCTTTGGTAAGCACTTTGATTTGAAAATGCTCCCCTTTGTTGATTTGCGAAATTTTGATTATTAAAAAGTTTAGAGCCTATCCAACTACCAAGTATAGCACCAGCTGCACTTGCAAGCAATGTTTCACCTAAAGAAAGTCCTCCGCTGCTCATTTGAGCGTTATTTGGATTTGTTAAATTTGAAGTACCATTGTCTATTTTAGCAGCTTCTTCTTGGATTAGCTTATCCATTTCTTCTTTACTTAAAACTCTTTCAGTTCCATCAAGTTGTTTTAAAACAACCCTAGTTTCATCACTTGGAAATTGATCTTTGATTTTGTATTGATTTGGAGCAGTTTCTTCGATGATAACAAAAGCACCTTGAGTATTTGCTGCTTGGCTTAATGCATTATTAGAATCACTTGCATTACTACTACATGCACTTAAAGCACCTGCGCTTATAGCAGCAATACCACTTATCATACTAAGCTTAAGTATAGTTTTAATGTGTTTCATAATCTTTCCTATAATTTAATAAGTTTAACTTAAATAAGATTTTAACAAAAAAAGTATTAATAAAAATTAATTGCTTTAATTTATCATAGTCATTAAATTACTACTTAAAATAGACATAGCAAAAACAAAAAATATAAAAGCACTTAAATAATCAATGAGTTTTAAATTCTTTTGATAAATTCTTACCATGAAAGGTTTTGAAAATAGTAAAGAAACTAAAGAAAAATAAATTATGGTTTCTAAAATCAAAACAAAAATTAAAACTATCAACATCCATCGCATTTGGGCAAAATCAAAACTTGCAAAAACACTAGCAAAATAAAAAATAACTTTTGGATTAGATAAATTTGTAATCATCCCACTTAAAAATGCAGATATATGAGTTTTTTGAACTTTTATTTTACCTATTTTTGCATTTTTATAAATCCCATAAGCTAAATACAAAAGATAACAAGCTCCAAAACTTGATAAAGCAATCTGTAAAAATGGAAATTGATGAAAAATAACACTCAAACCAAGTATAGAAAGTATAATCCACAAACTCATAGCCAAACTCACACCCAAGCTAGCTTTTAAAGCACTCTTAATACCTTCTCTTAAAGCATAAGAACTTACTAAGAAAAAATCAGGTCCTGGCAAAATAAGTCCAAAAAAATGAATGATTAAAACCCAAAGAAACATAAGTAATCAATGAAGAAAAGCCGATTTCTCGGCTTTTTTGGTATTAGAGTCTTGACTCGTAGCGTCTAAGCATATAAAGTCTTTTAAGCATTTTTTTGCGTGCTGAAATTTTTTGTTTTTTACGAATTTCAGTCATAGGCTCAAAAAATCTTCTTGCGCGAACTTCAGTAACAACTAGATTTCTATCTACTTGTTTTTTGAATTTTCTATACGCTTCATCAAAAGACTCGTTAGGATGTACCTTAATTCCTGGCACGACCCTCACCACCTTTCTTAAATAAAATTAAAAAACATATTATATCACAATTTTACTTGAAATTAAATTTTTATTTTGTAATAATTGCATAAATAAAAATTAAACATAAATTCTTAATTAAGACAAAGTTTGGTTTAATTTTTCTAGTACTACAATTAAAAAAATATTTCTCAAGGAAAATAAAATGAGTGCTTGTGTTACCAATTATACTAAAAAAAGGTATATAGCTTATATCATTTCTATGATTATTTTCATAGCGTTACCTTTTGTCAAAATCAATGGGAATCATTTCTTTTTATTAAGTTTTGACCATAAAAAACTTAATTTATTTTTTATTGCTTTTGATACCCAGGAACTTTATTTAATGCCTTTTGTTATCATGGGTATGTTTTTAACTATACTTTTTGTTACCACTCTAGCAGGAAGAATTTGGTGTGCATGGAGCTGTCCTCAAACCATTGCTAGAGTTATTTATAGAGATTTGTTACAAACAAAAATATTTAAAATACACAAAAGCACCGCAAACAAACAAAAACAAACTGATGGATTTTTTATCCAAAAAGTTTTAAGTATTGTGATTTTTTATCTTTTTTCTCTATTAATGATGAGTGCATTTTTATGGTATTTTGTACCACCTGAAGATTTTTTTGTATATATTCAAAATCCTGCTGATCATTTATTGCTTTTGGGGATTTTATTTTGTGCTTCTTTAGCCTTTACTTTTGATATAGTGTATTTGGGTGAAAAATTTTGTGTTTATGTATGTCCTTATGCAAGAATTCAATCTGTAATGTTTGATAATAACACCGTTCAAGTAATTTATGATGATAAAAGAGGTGGTGTGATTTATGATGGACATACCAAACTTTATCAAAAACCTCCACAAGGTGAATGCATAGGCTGTGAAGCCTGTGTAAAAATTTGCCCTACTCATATAGATATACGCCAAGGAATGCAACTTGAGTGTATTAATTGTCTTGAGTGTGCTGATGCTTGTTCAAAAATTCAAGCTAAATTTGATCGCCCTAGTTTGATTAATTGGACTAGTGCAAAAGCTATTGAAACAAGAGAAAAAGTAAGATACTTTAGATTTAGAACCATCGGGTATTTAGTAGTTTTATGTGGTGTTTTTGCGGCTTTAGTTTTAATGGGAAGTAAAAAAGAAAATATGCTTTTAAATATCAATCGCTCCAGCGAGCTTTATCAAGTAAGAAAAACACATGATGGAGATTTATTAATCACTAATGCTTATGTATTTTTATTCCAAAATACAGATAATAAAACTCATGAGTATTATTTTGATGTGAAATTACAAGGAATTGATGATGGTTTAGAAATCATTAGGCCAAAAAAATCTTTTAAATTAAAAGCCGGTGAAAAAGATAAACAAATAGTTGTTTTAAAAGCTACCAAAAAACTAGCAAATAATGATAGAAAAGATACAGTAATACCTTTAACCATTAAAGCTTATGCGCTTGATGATAAAAATATTGTTATTACAAGAGAAAGTAATTTTGTCTATCCAAAAAATTCTGTTTTAAAACACAAAAAATATTAAAAATGAAAAAAAAACTTTCTTCTAAATCTCAAGCAAGACTTGAGAAAATTAAACAAATTGCTTCAGAATCATTTTTAAAAAATGGTTATGAAGCAACCAATCTCAAAGACATTATCAAACAAACTGGGGGATCTTTTTCTAGTGTTTATGAACACTTTAAAAGTAAAGAAGGTTTATTTGAAGATATACTAAATGATTTTGCTGAAAATCATTTTTTAGCTAATTTAAAAAAGAATATGAAAATCACGAATGAATTAAGCTTAGAGGAATATTTATACCAGTATTCCTTAGCTTATTTAAAAATTTTCAATAACAAAAAAACCATTTCTATAGTAAGACTTTTATATTCTCAAATTTATAATGATAAATTTGATTTTTCCTCATGGTTTAAAGGCAATAATCGTAAAGAAGTTGAAAATGTTTTACGAAAAAGATTTGAAATGGAAAATAAACATTTAGCTAGCAATGCTGAATTTTTAAGTGTTACATTTTGTGCTATGTTAAGAGGAACTTTTTTTATGCAAAGTATTTTTGGAAACAAAGTACTAATGAATAAAAAAGAGCAAGAAGAGCATGCATCAAAAATCGTAAAACTTTTTATTAGTGGGATTATTAACTTTAATTAACTATATATTGATAGAATAATTATGCATATAATTTTGTAATATAAATTACTTTTTTGTTTAGCTAAATAAATAATTTTAAGGAAACCAATGAAAACAAAACTTTTAACTCTAGCTTGTGCTTCACTTATCTTTGTAGCATGTTCAGATGATAAAAATGCACAAGTTAAACAACTCCCTCCCCAACCTGTAAGTATTATGACTATGCAAAGTTCTAATTTACCTTTAGAATTTACTTATCCCGCAAGATTAAGCACTGAATTAGATGTGATAATCAAGCCAAAAGTAAGCGGTGAAATCAAAGCAAAATATTTCAAAAGTGGTCAAGCTGTTAAAAAAGGAGCTAAACTTTTTCTTATAGAACCTGATAAATATCAAGCAAGCGTAAATATGGCTTATGGAGAAGCTTTAGTTGCAAGAGCAAATTTTGATGATGCTGAAAAAAATTTCAAAAGAGATCAAATTCTAATAGAAAAAAATGCTATTTCGCAGAAAGAATTTGATGCAAGTTTAGCTAAATTTAACTCCACAAAAGCTAATTTAGAAAGTGCTAGAGCAAAACTTGCCAATGCAAAATTAGACTTAAAATATACTGTAGTAAGTGCTCCGTTTGATGGGGTTTTAGGCGATGCGTTAATGGATGTGGGTGATTATGTAAATGCTTCTTCTACTGAGCTTGTACGCATTACTAACATTAATCCTATTTTTGCAGATTTTTATATTTCCGATGTAGATAAAATTAATATGAATAAAAATATTCAAAGTGGAAATTGGCAGTTAGAAAACATTCAAGTGCAAGCTAATGTTGGCGGGGAGCTTTTTAATGGAAAATTATATTTTATAGATAGCGTTATAGACACTTATAGTGGTGGGGTAAAAGCAAAAGCTATTTTTGATAATAACAATTCAAGTTTAATGCCTGGTTCTTTTGCAAATGTTCATGTTAGTGGTTTTGTTCAAAAAGATGGATTTGAAATTCCTCAAGTTGCTCTTTTACAAGATGATAGCGCTACTTATGTTTATACTCTAGTAGATGGAAAAGTAGTTAAAACTGTTGTTAATGTTATTTATCAAACTTCTGATAAAGCAATCATTGATAAGGGCTTAAAAAATGGTGATAAAGTGATTTTAAATAACTTCAAAAAAATCCGTCCTGGCGTAAGCGTTAGCGTAATGGAGAATAAATAATGTTTTCTAAATTTTTCATAGAAAGAC of Campylobacter lari contains these proteins:
- a CDS encoding TetR/AcrR family transcriptional regulator; protein product: MKKKLSSKSQARLEKIKQIASESFLKNGYEATNLKDIIKQTGGSFSSVYEHFKSKEGLFEDILNDFAENHFLANLKKNMKITNELSLEEYLYQYSLAYLKIFNNKKTISIVRLLYSQIYNDKFDFSSWFKGNNRKEVENVLRKRFEMENKHLASNAEFLSVTFCAMLRGTFFMQSIFGNKVLMNKKEQEEHASKIVKLFISGIINFN
- a CDS encoding UPF0323 family lipoprotein; this translates as MKHIKTILKLSMISGIAAISAGALSACSSNASDSNNALSQAANTQGAFVIIEETAPNQYKIKDQFPSDETRVVLKQLDGTERVLSKEEMDKLIQEEAAKIDNGTSNLTNPNNAQMSSGGLSLGETLLASAAGAILGSWIGSKLFNNQNFANQQRGAFSNQSAYQRSVNSFNKASTSATSGSSAKKSGFFGGGSKATSSSSSSFGS
- a CDS encoding D-2-hydroxyacid dehydrogenase; translated protein: MKIVCLDAATLGGADLTAFESFGEFVSYDLTSKDEVIARIANAQVVMINKIIIDKKVIDNTNLKLILQLGTGVNNIDVAYANSKGIVVKNAASYSTKSVLSHTFALLFAFLNQIPYYDKWSKEGKWCESKMFCDFSKTLHTLTGKKHGIIGLGAIGKEVAKVSQMFGSKICYYSTSGANNNDEYEKVNLEELLKTCDVISIHAPLNDKTKNLLSKKELMLLKDEAILINVGRGGIINEADLAQVMNEKNIKVGLDVLEIEPMIKNHPLFGIKNKENLIITPHVAWASEESIQNLVQIVFNNLKEFIENGK
- a CDS encoding efflux RND transporter periplasmic adaptor subunit, which gives rise to MKTKLLTLACASLIFVACSDDKNAQVKQLPPQPVSIMTMQSSNLPLEFTYPARLSTELDVIIKPKVSGEIKAKYFKSGQAVKKGAKLFLIEPDKYQASVNMAYGEALVARANFDDAEKNFKRDQILIEKNAISQKEFDASLAKFNSTKANLESARAKLANAKLDLKYTVVSAPFDGVLGDALMDVGDYVNASSTELVRITNINPIFADFYISDVDKINMNKNIQSGNWQLENIQVQANVGGELFNGKLYFIDSVIDTYSGGVKAKAIFDNNNSSLMPGSFANVHVSGFVQKDGFEIPQVALLQDDSATYVYTLVDGKVVKTVVNVIYQTSDKAIIDKGLKNGDKVILNNFKKIRPGVSVSVMENK
- a CDS encoding PepSY-like domain-containing protein — translated: MKMKLMLAGLVCASSMFADIVVSPSALPQKAQEFLNTHFKGVNVGYVKQDVDSYEVNLVDGTEIDFIVNGDWKEVDGKYKAIPMGFIPKEVIVKVQAAQPNAAIVEVDKKINGYKFRTNNMMEIYTDFKGNILGQKFND
- a CDS encoding glutathionylspermidine synthase family protein, whose translation is MNFLKVNPLEKSYLDQIGFSWHTDNDGSDYLDSNLVCVRENEANAYYEAVNELYDMFVAAAQEVIDNDRFDELGIPFNLVDAIKMSWENDVHWHLYGRFDLAGGLDGKPIKLIEFNADTPTSLFESAILQWAILKQNNLDESSQFNNIYEALKDNFKRLITLEEDVSEFEKYYEGWKILFSSIAGSDEDMITTKLLAHIASEAGFESEFSFIDEVEFSPEGVFKNDVNFEYFFKLIPWESIAIEEGELAMLLTQIMQNQKAIILNPAYTLLFQSKGIMKILWELYPNHPLLLETSDEPLVGKKCVKKPVFGREGANISIIEANGNVSFETKGDYQNNRFIYQEFAEFNQNENDYYQAGVFFAYEGCGLGFRKGGLVLDNYSKFVGHIVKD
- a CDS encoding methyl-accepting chemotaxis protein, whose translation is MQNVSHKTSEVIAQSEEIKNVTSIIGDIADQINLLALNAAIEAARAGEHGRGFAVVADEVRNLAERTQKSLGEIEANTNILVQSINEMGESIKEQTTGITQINDAVAQIDHVTQENLKIAKDSATISDNVNKIANDILEDARKKKF
- a CDS encoding YajQ family cyclic di-GMP-binding protein — its product is MASEHSFDISGEIDKQELKNALEQAKKELDSRYDLKGIKSEIELNEKESVYKLICSSEAKLEVLKDIVISKLIKRGINPNGIKELSREGGANFRLNLKVNDAIDADSAKKINKAIKDSKLKVTSSIRGNEIRVVGKQIDDLQSVMKIVKELNLELNLSFKNLK
- a CDS encoding ATP-binding protein; this encodes MKDLKLFLNDTFKSNIYKNLQCSEDEILILKHLCKNYLQANASINAYNLLSEVFKNDEYEYLDHLKDLKNLIEKGFIVQIFSDFKASKNSSLLLNLLQCELSLSEVFLQVLENKTIQDYMQDQIYEDHIAYLKDEFFKIELYQRLRFFAKSSQSKNIKKDIAIFEAYIKERLKKSKISNVLAEIFKEYALNDKECLIFVSLLKEEYLLNTENSYSRDFNFLLHLISEDEAQKQENKVLLEEDSKLLSLNLLEYDEFVNSLGDITKIFYLSDDILQRIINFKEPKKNKKIKLQNLVKEQDIFELIEPNINIDDVIMPQSTKDLLESILKQQDKKVLERLNKWGIKTNKNIEAKIIFYGPAGTGKTMSALSMAKAMKKSILSFDCSKILSKYVGESEQNVRKIFDAYKELCQTSKQSPILLLNEADQFLSTRVESSAGADKMHNQMQNIFLEQIERFSGVIIATTNFLESLDVAFSRRFEYKIEFKKPNYEQRLMIWQKALPKNAKFDDSFDLKNLASYELSGAQIVMVVKNTALKAAISKDGVFKISDFLQTIEKEMESSFDKNKIVGFKN
- the rpsU gene encoding 30S ribosomal protein S21; this translates as MPGIKVHPNESFDEAYRKFKKQVDRNLVVTEVRARRFFEPMTEIRKKQKISARKKMLKRLYMLRRYESRL
- a CDS encoding LysE family transporter, with product MFLWVLIIHFFGLILPGPDFFLVSSYALREGIKSALKASLGVSLAMSLWIILSILGLSVIFHQFPFLQIALSSFGACYLLYLAYGIYKNAKIGKIKVQKTHISAFLSGMITNLSNPKVIFYFASVFASFDFAQMRWMLIVLIFVLILETIIYFSLVSLLFSKPFMVRIYQKNLKLIDYLSAFIFFVFAMSILSSNLMTMIN
- the ccoG gene encoding cytochrome c oxidase accessory protein CcoG, whose amino-acid sequence is MSACVTNYTKKRYIAYIISMIIFIALPFVKINGNHFFLLSFDHKKLNLFFIAFDTQELYLMPFVIMGMFLTILFVTTLAGRIWCAWSCPQTIARVIYRDLLQTKIFKIHKSTANKQKQTDGFFIQKVLSIVIFYLFSLLMMSAFLWYFVPPEDFFVYIQNPADHLLLLGILFCASLAFTFDIVYLGEKFCVYVCPYARIQSVMFDNNTVQVIYDDKRGGVIYDGHTKLYQKPPQGECIGCEACVKICPTHIDIRQGMQLECINCLECADACSKIQAKFDRPSLINWTSAKAIETREKVRYFRFRTIGYLVVLCGVFAALVLMGSKKENMLLNINRSSELYQVRKTHDGDLLITNAYVFLFQNTDNKTHEYYFDVKLQGIDDGLEIIRPKKSFKLKAGEKDKQIVVLKATKKLANNDRKDTVIPLTIKAYALDDKNIVITRESNFVYPKNSVLKHKKY